In Dethiosulfovibrio faecalis, the genomic stretch GCACCGTTCTTTCCATGGACGTTGCTCTTGCCGGTGAAAATGCGGCGGACATCGTTCTCACCAAGCTCCAATGGACGATCGAGGATTCCAGCCTCAGCGACGCCGGTCTTCTCAACCTCACCGAGGGACAGTGGTGGAGAACCGAGTTCTGGAACAAGATGGCCATCAAGCTCAACGGAATCAAGCTTGACTCCGCCAACGTAACCAACGTCAGCGCCAACGAGATGACCGCCGAGGAGCTTTCCTTCCTGACCGTTCTGGATGGACCTCAGCGTGAGCTTGGAGCCACCGATGATGTGGACGTAGATCTCTTCGTCTTCGTGGTCGACAGCGACTCTGCCGCCGTCAAGTACTACAAGACCAGCATGGGCAACCGCTTCCTTGTGGTCTACGACGGAGCCAAAGACGGCAAGTTCTCCCTTAAGGGAACCGTCGTCAAGAACGCCGGTAGCGCTCCTGTGTCCGACGACTTTGGCCTCAGTGCTTCCGCTCTCGAGCTGAACCTGGCCGTTACCGCCGACAAGGCCAAGACCCTTACCGCCAAGAACACCGGTGGTTCCGTGGTCGTATGGACCGTTGTGAGCGATGACATCGCTACCATCAGCGCCACCTCCGGCGACAGCATCACCGTTACCGGTGTGGCCGTCGGCGAGACCAAGGTCCACGCCGCCATCTCCGGCGACGCCGATGTCTCCGCCGATTGCACCATCACCGTGGTGAACCAGGGTTCCGGCGGCGGTTCCGGCGGCGGCTGTAACGTGGGCTTCGCCCCGGCCGTGCTTCTCCTTCTGGCTCCTCTCGGATTCCTGAAGAAGTAAGCAACCTCCGGATAACGAAATAGGCAACTGAACTACGCAGCGGGAGGGCATTCGTGTCCTCCCGCTGTTCTAAAATTGTACTTAGCCTAGGAGGATCATATGAAACCGAAGAGTTTTTGGAGATTGGGTTGGACTATCTGTCTTGTTGCCCTGTCTCTACTGGCGTTCTCTCTGTCTGGCGCTGACGCCAAGACCTGAGGCCCTACCCCTTGTGATCCGTCGGATCAGTTTACCGTAACCGTTTCGTGTAGCGGCAACGGCAGGGTCAGCCCTACCGGGCCTAAGATCGTCAATGAAGGGGATGACGTTACTTTTTACTTTTTCCCTGAAAGCGGAGCGTCGTTGAGTACGGTTTTCGTAAACGATATAGACGTTTCCGAGCAGGCGAAAAAGACCAATTCTTACACGATCATATCCATCAAAAAGGACGTCCTCCTGAAGGTGGTCTTCTCCGGGGCCTCTCCCTCTCCCGTAGTCGCGGAGGACGTGGACAGGGCCTACGTCAAGGCCAACAGATATAAGGACGGCTTCGTCTTGGTGGACGTTCGTCCCGCCGAGTATTTCAACGGGGAGAAGACCGTGGTGACGGGAGCCACGGCGGGCCACATTCCCGGTGCCATAAATGTGCCAAAGGCCTATATAGTTGCGTCCTCCGACGTCGAGCTTGCCGCCGTCGGTCTGGACAAGAGCAAGACCGTCATTGTCTACTGCAACAAGGGGGTCACCAGCCCCCAGGCCGCCACGGCCCTGGTGAACCGCGGTTTCACCTCAGTCAAGGACTACAAGGGCGGCATGGCCGACTGGGGTACCGACACCTCCGAGGTCGTCCAGATGAAGGGCTTGAGCCTCGATCTGACCGGAAGCGATTCCGGCACCATAAGCCTGGACGTGGTTCCCGAAACCTCGGTGGTGTGGACCGTCTCCGACCCGTCGGTGTTGAAGCTCGACTCCGCCACCGGTCTCAAGGTCGGCATAACAGCTCTCAAGGCCGGCAGTGCCACCGTTACGGCCACCATCTCCGGTCAGGCCAAGGCCGAGACGGATGTCACTGTGGCCGGAACCTCCGGCGGATCTTCCGGCGGCTGCAACGTAGGTCTGGCCCCCGCCGCTCTGCTTTTCCTGATACCTCTGGCTTTCCTGAAGAGGTAGTCTACCGGCGAAACGCCGATATCGAAGAGTAGTAAAAAAGGCTCCGCCCTATCATAGGGCGGAGCCTTTTCTCTATTCTTCTATCTGCACAGTTTCAGTATCTCCAACGCCTTTTCCGTGGTGATCGGTACGAACTGTCCTACCGGGCCGTTCCAGTTGCTCTTCTCGGCCATCTCCTCCAGCCGGTCGTCAGGAACGCCGAGCTCCTCCAGGGTCACCGGCATGCCTATACTCCTGAAATAGTTCTCCATGACGGCGATTCCGTCCAGAACGGTCTTCTCCGGGTTCCAGAAGTCGGGTTCCAGCCCCCATACCCTGTGGAAGAAGCGGACGAAACGGGCCACGTCGTGACTGTAGACCGCCTTCATCCAGGCGGGAAAAACCACCGCCAGACCGGCTCCGTGGGCCACGTCGTAGATGGCGCCTATCTCGTGCTCTATCCTGTGAGATGCCCAGTCTCCTATACGTCCCGTGTCCAGTATGCCGTTGTGGGCTACGGTGGAGGCCCACATCAGCTCGGCCCTGGCGTCGTAGTCCGTCGGATCCTTCAGTGCGATGGGAAGGTATTTTATCACGGTCTGAAGGGTTCCCTCTATCAGTCTGTCCGTAAGGTCCACGTTGGGTTCGTTGGTGAAGTATCTCTCCATTAGATGGGCCATTATGTCGGTGCCTCCGGCGGCGGTCTGGTAGGCCGGAAGGGTGGTGGTAAGCTCCGGGTTGAGTATGGCGAAGGCCGGACGGTTGCGCTCGCAGCGGAGGGCGTGTTTCAGCCATCCCTCCTCCTTCGTTATGACCGACGAGGTGCTGGTCTCGCTGCCGGTGGCGGAGATGGTCAGTATGCATCCCACCGGAAGGCCCGCCTCCGGCACGACCCCCTTGTCGAAGAAGTCCCAGACGTCGCCCTCGTATGGAACCCCGACGGCTATGGCCTTGGCCGAGTCTATGGCGCTGCCGCCTCCGACGGCCAGAACGAGGTCCACCGACTCTTTTCGACACAGCTCTATGCCCCGATAGACCAGAGATAGCCTGGGGTTGGGAACGACCCCTCCAAGCTCCACGAAGGAGACCCCCGCTTCCTCCAGCGATTTCGCCACCCTGTCGTAGAGGCCGATTTTCTTTATGCTGCCTCCGCCGTAGTGAAGCAGGACTTTTTTCGCCCCTCTCTCCGCGACCTCCCGGCCGACCTGTAGTTCGGTGTCCTTGCCGAAGATTATCTTGGTAGGGCTCTCGTAGACGAAGTCTTTCATAGGTTCATTCCTCCTCTTTTTTTGCGATGCGGTTCCGTTCGACGAACCGGAGTTCCATGTAACAGTATAGCACTGCCGAAAGGCGATTGACTTTTGCAGGCTATCCTGGTAGCATTCTCTACTAACGACGACGATGGAGGAGGTCCCTTTCTATGAACTTCAGCCTATTTTTCTTCAGCTTTAGCCAAAGCAGCGGGGGCCCTCTGTCGGTCGGCGTGTAATCGTCGTTTGGCTGGAAGTAGGGGATCCCCGTTTAGGGGGTCCTTTTTTTATGCACCGTACAAAACGAAGGAGGGGTACTATATGAG encodes the following:
- a CDS encoding rhodanese-like domain-containing protein, with the protein product MSTVFVNDIDVSEQAKKTNSYTIISIKKDVLLKVVFSGASPSPVVAEDVDRAYVKANRYKDGFVLVDVRPAEYFNGEKTVVTGATAGHIPGAINVPKAYIVASSDVELAAVGLDKSKTVIVYCNKGVTSPQAATALVNRGFTSVKDYKGGMADWGTDTSEVVQMKGLSLDLTGSDSGTISLDVVPETSVVWTVSDPSVLKLDSATGLKVGITALKAGSATVTATISGQAKAETDVTVAGTSGGSSGGCNVGLAPAALLFLIPLAFLKR
- a CDS encoding iron-containing alcohol dehydrogenase; its protein translation is MKDFVYESPTKIIFGKDTELQVGREVAERGAKKVLLHYGGGSIKKIGLYDRVAKSLEEAGVSFVELGGVVPNPRLSLVYRGIELCRKESVDLVLAVGGGSAIDSAKAIAVGVPYEGDVWDFFDKGVVPEAGLPVGCILTISATGSETSTSSVITKEEGWLKHALRCERNRPAFAILNPELTTTLPAYQTAAGGTDIMAHLMERYFTNEPNVDLTDRLIEGTLQTVIKYLPIALKDPTDYDARAELMWASTVAHNGILDTGRIGDWASHRIEHEIGAIYDVAHGAGLAVVFPAWMKAVYSHDVARFVRFFHRVWGLEPDFWNPEKTVLDGIAVMENYFRSIGMPVTLEELGVPDDRLEEMAEKSNWNGPVGQFVPITTEKALEILKLCR